The window GTTGGCGGCAATCAAATCGATCCCCGGCGCATGGCGCACGGCGTATTGCCACAGCCGTTCGTAATACAAGCCCAGTCGCCGCGTCCTGGCCTGCGCCAGCCAGTGCAGCAAGTCATAACTGTCCCGGTCCAGTTGCCGAAGCCAAAGCTCCAGCCGTTCCGGTGCCTGCACCCAGTCACTGCCGGCCAGCGGGTGACGCTGCGGCCACGGCGTCTCGTCGAGCATCGGCGGCGCGAGGATGACCCAGGCCAGGTCGCGCACTTCGGGGTGGCGCAACTGGTGGGGTAACTGGAGCAAATCGGGAAATAAGATCATCTTGCGAGCATAGCCCTAAACATGAGTACACCCTTGTGGCTGAAAGGATTTTGTCTATCCCGCGCTTTCGCCCATAATCGTGTTTTTCACCGTCGCGCAGGAACCTCATGGAGCAATTTCGTAATATCGGCATCATCGGTCGCCTGGGCAGTTCGCAGGTGCTGGATACCGTCCGCCGACTGAAACGGTTTCTGCTCGATCGTCACCTGCACGTGATCCTCGAAGACACCATCGCCGAAGTCCTGCCCGGTCATGGCCTGCAAACCTCGTCACGCAAGATGCTCGGCGAAGTGTGTGACATGGTGATTGTGGTCGGCGGTGACGGCAGCCTGCTGGGCGCCGCGCGTGCCTTGGCCCGACACAATATCCCCGTACTCGGCATCAACCGCGGCAGCCTCGGTTTCCTGACCGATATTCGCCCGGATGAGCTGGAAGTCAAAGTCGCCGAAGTGCTCGACGGCCACTACCTGGTGGAAAACCGCTTCCTGCTGCAAGCCGAAGTTCGCCGCCACGCCGAGGCCATTGGCCAGGGCGACGCGCTGAACGACGTGGTGCTTCACCCCGGCAAATCCACGCGGATGATCGAATTCGAGCTGTACATCGACGGCCAGTTCGTCTGCAGCCAGAAGGCCGACGGCCTGATCGTCGCCACGCCGACCGGTTCGACCGCGTACGCGCTGTCGGCGGGCGGGCCGATCATGCATCCCAAGCTCGACGCTATTGTGATTGTGCCGATGTACCCCCATACCTTGTCGGGTAGACCGATTGTGGTCGATGGCAACAGTGAGCTGAAAATCGTCGTGTCCAAAGATATGCAGATTTACCCGCAAGTCTCCTGTGACGGGCAGAACCATTTCACCTGCGCCCCAGGCGACACCATCACCATCAGCAAAAAAGCCCAGAAACTGCGGCTGATTCACCCGCTCGACCACAACTACTATGAGGTCTGCCGGACCAAGCTTGGCTGGGGCAGCCGGTTGGGTGGTGGAGGCGACTGATGCTCGATCCCGCGCGTAGCTACGACCTGATCGGTGACGTGCACGGTTGCGCTCTGACCCTTGAGCACTTGCTCGACCGGCTCGGTTATCACAAACAAGGTGGCGTCTGGCGGCATCCATCGCGCATGGCGGTGTTTGTCGGTGACATCATCGACCGCGGCCCGCGGATTCGCGAGGCGCTGCACATCGTTCACGACATGGTCGAGGCCGGTCAGGCGCTGTGCATCATGGGCAACCATGAATTCAACGCCCTCGGCTGGGCCACGCCGGCGCCGCCGGGCAGCGGCAAGCAGTTCGTGCGCGAACACACGCCACGCCACGCACGCCTGCTCGGTGAAACCCTGACCCAGTTTGAAGATCATCCCGGCGACTGGCATGACTTCCAGCAATGGTTCTACGAATTGCCATTGTTTGTGGACGCCGGACGATTCCGCGTGGTGCACGCCTGCTGGGATTCCGGCCTGATCGAACCGCTGCGCGCGCTGTTCCCCGACGGTTGCGTCGATGAGCATTTCCTCCAGGCCTCGGCCGTGCCGGGCAGTTTCGCCTGCACGGTATTCGATCGCTTGCTGCGCGGCACCGACATGCGTCTGCCCCACGGGTTGACCATGACCAGCGGCGATGGCCTGACGCGTTCGTTCTTCCGCACCAAATTCTGGGAAGACGACCCGCAAACCTACGGAGACATTGTGTTCCAGCCTGACGCCTTGCCCGAACCCGTGGCCCAGACGCCCCTGTCGTCCACGGAAAAAAACACCTTGCTGCGTTATGGCGTCGATGAGCCGCTGCTGTTTGTCGGTCACTACTGGCGCAGCGGCAAGCCGGCACCGATTCGTCCGAACCTGGCCTGCCTGGATTACAGCGCGGTGCTCTACGGCAAACTGGTCGCCTATCGCCTGGATCAGGAAACTCGTCTCGATCCGCACAAATTTGTCTGGGTCGATGTCGAGCGGCCGGAGGTGTTGCGATGAGTACCGTTGCTGTTCTACGCCTGCCGCTGGCAGTGGATTTGAGCGGGTTCGTCAAACTGCTGCAACGCATGCAGGTGCCGCATAGGGTCAGCGAAGAGTCCGGCGAGCAAGTGCTGTGGGTGCCGGCCAATATCAGCGAAGACGTGCGTTCCTTATATGAACGTTTCCCGGCGGGCGACCCTGATCAGCAGCTGGATATTCCCGTCGCACAAACCACCAGGCGACCCGGTTTCGTCGAGCAACTGCGCCACGCCAAGGCGACTGCGCTGGTGTTGCTGCTGAGTCTGATCGTTGGTGCGGTGACGCTGCTGGGTGAAAACCTCGACACGCTGCGCTGGCTGACCTTCCTCGATTTTCGCATCGTCGGCGAGTACATCCATTTTGTACCCCTGGCTGACAGCCTGGCGGCGGGGCAGTGGTGGCGTCTGGTGACGCCGATGCTGATCCACTTCGGCATCCTGCACCTGGCCATGAACGGCATGTGGTACTGGGAGCTGGGGCGGCGCATCGAGTCGCGCCAGGGCAGCATCAACCTGATCGGCCTGACATTGTTGTTCAGCCTGGTTTCCAACTACACCCAGTTCGTTTTCAGTGGCCCGACCCTGTTCGGCGGGTTGTCCGGCGTGCTTTACGGCCTGCTCGGGCATTGCTGGATTTTCCAGTTGTTGTCGCCGAACCCGGCTTATCGCCTGCCGCGTGGCGTGCTGGTGATGATGCTGGTGTGGCTAGTGGTGTGCCTGTCGGGGCTGGTCTCGATGATCGGTTTCGGTGAAATCGCCAACGCGGCCCATGTCAGCGGGTTGCTCGTCGGATGCTTGACCGGTTTGTTGGGTGGTTTGTACAACCGCCGTAAACTGGCCGTCTAATCAGTTATGTATTAAAGAGCGGAGCCCTTGATGTCCTCTTTTAACGAAATGATCCAGAACATCACCCCCGATATCTACCAGAGCCTGAAACTGGCGGTGGAGATCGGCAAATGGTCCGACGGTGGCAAACTCACCGCCGAGCAGCGTGAACTGTCGTTGCAAGCGATGATCGCCTGGGAAATCCAGAACCTGCCCGAGGAAGAACGTACCGGCTACATGGGCCCGCAGGAATGCAGCTCGAAGTCGATCAGCGTGCCAAATATCCTGTTCAAGTCGGATGCCGTCCATTGATTGAGATTGGCCGCGGTGCAATCAGCAAAATGTCGACGCGCCTTGACGGGACGGACGTGCAGTACGCGTTTCGTCTGGATGACGTCGAGGTACCGGTCAATCCATTGATCGGCTCCACGGTGCGTCTGGAATACCTGGGGGCGATCCATTGCTCCCATTGCGGGCGCAAGACCAAAACCAGTTTCAGTCAGGGTTATTGCTATCCGTGCATGACCAAACTGGCACAGTGTGACCTCTGCATCATGAGCCCGGAGCGTTGCCACTACGATGCTGGCACCTGCCGTGAGCCAGAGTGGGGCGAGAAGTTCTGCATGACCGATCACATTGTGTATCTGTCGAATTCGTCCGGGGTGAAAGTCGGGATAACCCGCGCCACCCAGCTGCCCACTCGCTGGATTGACCAGGGCGCCCGTCAGGCGTTGCCGATCATGCGCGTCTCGACCCGCCAGCAATCGGGGTTTGTCGAAGACCTGTTCCGCAGTCAGGTGGCGGACAAGACCAACTGGCGTGCTTTACTCAAGGGCGACGCGGTGTCGGTGAACCTGGCTGAGGTTCGCGATCAGTTGTTCGACAGCTGCGCCGAAGGTTTGCAAGGTTTGCAGGAACGATTCGGC is drawn from Pseudomonas sp. 31-12 and contains these coding sequences:
- a CDS encoding NAD(+) kinase, which produces MEQFRNIGIIGRLGSSQVLDTVRRLKRFLLDRHLHVILEDTIAEVLPGHGLQTSSRKMLGEVCDMVIVVGGDGSLLGAARALARHNIPVLGINRGSLGFLTDIRPDELEVKVAEVLDGHYLVENRFLLQAEVRRHAEAIGQGDALNDVVLHPGKSTRMIEFELYIDGQFVCSQKADGLIVATPTGSTAYALSAGGPIMHPKLDAIVIVPMYPHTLSGRPIVVDGNSELKIVVSKDMQIYPQVSCDGQNHFTCAPGDTITISKKAQKLRLIHPLDHNYYEVCRTKLGWGSRLGGGGD
- a CDS encoding metallophosphoesterase produces the protein MMLDPARSYDLIGDVHGCALTLEHLLDRLGYHKQGGVWRHPSRMAVFVGDIIDRGPRIREALHIVHDMVEAGQALCIMGNHEFNALGWATPAPPGSGKQFVREHTPRHARLLGETLTQFEDHPGDWHDFQQWFYELPLFVDAGRFRVVHACWDSGLIEPLRALFPDGCVDEHFLQASAVPGSFACTVFDRLLRGTDMRLPHGLTMTSGDGLTRSFFRTKFWEDDPQTYGDIVFQPDALPEPVAQTPLSSTEKNTLLRYGVDEPLLFVGHYWRSGKPAPIRPNLACLDYSAVLYGKLVAYRLDQETRLDPHKFVWVDVERPEVLR
- a CDS encoding rhomboid family intramembrane serine protease, encoding MSTVAVLRLPLAVDLSGFVKLLQRMQVPHRVSEESGEQVLWVPANISEDVRSLYERFPAGDPDQQLDIPVAQTTRRPGFVEQLRHAKATALVLLLSLIVGAVTLLGENLDTLRWLTFLDFRIVGEYIHFVPLADSLAAGQWWRLVTPMLIHFGILHLAMNGMWYWELGRRIESRQGSINLIGLTLLFSLVSNYTQFVFSGPTLFGGLSGVLYGLLGHCWIFQLLSPNPAYRLPRGVLVMMLVWLVVCLSGLVSMIGFGEIANAAHVSGLLVGCLTGLLGGLYNRRKLAV
- a CDS encoding YeaC family protein: MSSFNEMIQNITPDIYQSLKLAVEIGKWSDGGKLTAEQRELSLQAMIAWEIQNLPEEERTGYMGPQECSSKSISVPNILFKSDAVH
- a CDS encoding DUF2797 domain-containing protein, translated to MIEIGRGAISKMSTRLDGTDVQYAFRLDDVEVPVNPLIGSTVRLEYLGAIHCSHCGRKTKTSFSQGYCYPCMTKLAQCDLCIMSPERCHYDAGTCREPEWGEKFCMTDHIVYLSNSSGVKVGITRATQLPTRWIDQGARQALPIMRVSTRQQSGFVEDLFRSQVADKTNWRALLKGDAVSVNLAEVRDQLFDSCAEGLQGLQERFGLQAIQTIADVDVLEIRYPVEQYPAKIVSFNLDKNPIAEGTLLGIKGQYLIFDTGVINIRKYTAYQLAVHQ